ATATTTATACTACAGGAATAAGCAGTACGGAAAAGTTATTACTACTGTAAGACCTATAGACCAGAGATTTTACAACTATGTCTCAGCACTTATGCTGAAAGGGTTTGCATTAAAAAAATTAGGTGAAGAGGATAAGGCTGTAGCAGCTTTTAATCAGGTTTTACAGCTTTCAAGATATGATTACTTTAAACTGATAGCCAAAGAAAATCTGTAAGGAGGTTTTTATGGAAAAAAGGGAAAAGCTGTACGAAGGAAAAGCAAAGATAATATACGCAACTGACGAACCAGATAAAGTAATAGCCCATTTTAAAGATGCAGCAACCGCTTTTGATGCTGTCAAAAAAGCCACAATAAAAGGAAAAGGAGCTCTAAACAATACCATATCTTCTTTTTTCTTTCAGTTATTAAATGAAAAGGGAATACCAACCCATTTTGTAAAAAAGTTGTCTGACAGAGAAATGCTGGTTTATAAAGTAGAGATAATACCTGTTGAGGTTGTTGTAAGGAATATTGCAGCAGGAAGTATTGTAAGAAGACTTGGTATTCCTGAAAAAACAAAATTTTCTCCTCCACTTGTTGAGTTTTATCTTAAAAATGATGAACTTCACGACCCTATTATATGTGAAGAGCATATATACGCTATGAATCTGGCAAAACCTGAAGAAGTCAGTAAGATGAAAGAGCTTGCACTAAAAGTTAATGACATACTTAAAGATTTTATGGAAAAACAAGGAGTTATTCTTGTTGATTTTAAACTTGAGTTTGGAAGAAAAGACGGAAAAATCGTTGTTGCTGATGAGATATCTCCTGATACATGCAGATTCTGGGACGCAAAAACAGGGGAAAGCTTAGACAAGGATAGATTTAGGTTTGACCTTGGTGATCTGATTGAGGGATACAAGAAAATATTAGAAAAAATAGAAAAAGGGGAAAATTAATATGCAAAAGGTAAGAAAAGCTGTTATTCCCGTTGCAGGCTTCGGTACAAGATTCCTGCCTGCAACAAAGGCAACACCAAAAGAGATGATGCCGATTGTCGATAAGCCTATAATACAGTATATAGTAGAAGAGGCTGTAGCATCTGGAATAGACACAATAATATTTGTCACAGGGAGACATAAAAGGGCTATAGAAGACCATTTTGATTATGCCCCTGATCTGGAAGAAGCTCTTGAAAGGGCTGGAAAAGAAGAGTTAGTTAATCTGGTAAGGGAAGTTTCAAATCTTGCCAATTTTATATACATAAGACAGAAAGAACAACTGGGGTTAGGCCATGCCATCTTAACAGCAGAACCTGCTGTTGGTAACGAACCTTTTGCTGTTTTACTTGGAGATGAACTTATAATAAACCACGAGTATCCCGGACTGAAACAGCTTATAGATGTTTATAAAAAATTTGGGAAATCTGTGATAGGAACAACAGAAGTCCCAAAAGAAGAAACATACAAATACGGCATTGTTGAGGGAACTTTTATAGAGGATAATATAAGACTTGTAAATTACCTTGTGGAAAAACCTGAACCTGAAGAAGCCCCTTCAACATCTGCAATAATAGGAAGATACATACTGACGCCTAACATATTTGATGCCCTCAAAAGAACACCCTTTGGAAAAGGAGGGGAATTACAGCTTACAGATGCACTGATGACTTTAAGGAAAGACGAGGTAATATACTCAAAAGATATAGAAGGAAAAAGACATGACACAGGA
The Persephonella hydrogeniphila DNA segment above includes these coding regions:
- the purC gene encoding phosphoribosylaminoimidazolesuccinocarboxamide synthase, whose protein sequence is MEKREKLYEGKAKIIYATDEPDKVIAHFKDAATAFDAVKKATIKGKGALNNTISSFFFQLLNEKGIPTHFVKKLSDREMLVYKVEIIPVEVVVRNIAAGSIVRRLGIPEKTKFSPPLVEFYLKNDELHDPIICEEHIYAMNLAKPEEVSKMKELALKVNDILKDFMEKQGVILVDFKLEFGRKDGKIVVADEISPDTCRFWDAKTGESLDKDRFRFDLGDLIEGYKKILEKIEKGEN
- the galU gene encoding UTP--glucose-1-phosphate uridylyltransferase GalU, which encodes MQKVRKAVIPVAGFGTRFLPATKATPKEMMPIVDKPIIQYIVEEAVASGIDTIIFVTGRHKRAIEDHFDYAPDLEEALERAGKEELVNLVREVSNLANFIYIRQKEQLGLGHAILTAEPAVGNEPFAVLLGDELIINHEYPGLKQLIDVYKKFGKSVIGTTEVPKEETYKYGIVEGTFIEDNIRLVNYLVEKPEPEEAPSTSAIIGRYILTPNIFDALKRTPFGKGGELQLTDALMTLRKDEVIYSKDIEGKRHDTGNKLGYIKAILDFALEREDTKDFMKELILQKAKEFEG